The proteins below come from a single Oncorhynchus tshawytscha isolate Ot180627B linkage group LG22, Otsh_v2.0, whole genome shotgun sequence genomic window:
- the LOC112222031 gene encoding cold shock domain-containing protein E1 isoform X10, with the protein MGSPWKGFVEFTLPASPPATFVSADLSSTSPVGLSLSPYGRSCDPALTPLSDMERVHSEPPLARNNASATSVVAIPRSFSVSHKKHKRTPLYRRSMSFDPGMLHNGHTAFANGTAVGIRETGVVEKLLTSYGFIQCSERQARLFFHCSQYNGNLQELKIGDDVEFEVSSDRRTGKPIAVKLLKIKPEVLPEERISGQVVSAIPTHLDGKSAPGQVPTGSVCYERNGEVFYLTYTPDDIEGNMHLDTGDKVSFYMETNKHTGAVSAHNIVLVKKKQMRCQGVVCATKEAFGFIERADVVKEIFFHYSEFKGDLEALQAGDDVEFTIKERNGKEVATDVRLLTQGTVIFEDISIEQFEGTVIKVIPKVPTKNQNDPLPGRICARISYTDKELLFGEKDTKSKVTLLEGDHVQFNISTDRRDKLERATNIDILPDTFHFTKESREMVRTLRRSMGVIAAMRDGFGFIKCVDRDARMFFHFSEVLEESQLHISDEVEFTVVPVSPGKKSMDMLSAQRNHAVRIKKLPKGTVSFHTQSEQRFVGVVEKEATAAITNNKSASPSKAKEKKKDKEAEEGVISYEDCGVKLTVSYHVKDLEGAAQPQAGDKVEFSINEVKRTGQQSAVTIKILNRTVNTKRLLGYIATLKDNFGFIETANHDQEIFFHYSELCGDMENLELGDTVEYTLSKGKGNKVSAEKVMKMAAVNSVGQDVGEAVMLGKVVRPLRSVDPSQTEYQGLIEHSEEEGMKGQNYSFGIMGMTNKADCLQKGELVKFQLCTVAQTGQKMACNVVPQRKALVECVKDQFGFITYEVGESKKLFFHVKEVQDGLELQTGDEVEFSVILNQRTGKCSACNVRRVSEGPKPVATPRPDRLVNRLKSITLDDSSAPRLVIVRQPRGPDNSKGFNVERKTRQPGVID; encoded by the exons ATGGGCAGCCCCTGGAAAGGCTTTGTCGAGTTTACCTTGCCCGCGTCGCCGCCTGCCACGTTCGTTAGCGCTGACCTGAGCAGCACCTCCCCCGTCGGACTCAGCCTGTCACCGTACGGCCGATCC tgTGACCCAGCCCTGACCCCACTGTCGGATATGGAGAGAGTGCACTCTGAACCCCCTTTGGCACGTAATAATGCCTCTGCCACCTCTGTGGTGGCTATCCCCCGCTCGTTCTCGGTTTCCCACAAAAAACACAAGCGGACACCCCTGTATCGGAGATCA ATGAGTTTTGACCCTGGCATGCTCCACAATGGGCACACTGCGTTTGCCAATGGCACAGCGGTGGGCATCAGGGAGACTGGCGTGGTGGAGAAGCTGCTCACCTCCTACGGGTTCATCCAGTGCTCGGAGCGGCAGGCGCGCCTCTTCTTTCACTGCTCCCAGTACAACGGCAACCTGCAGGAGCTCAAGATAGGAG atGATGTGGAGTTTGAAGTGTCCTCAGACAGGCGTACTGGCAAGCCCATAGCAGTGAAGCTGCTTAAGATCAAACCAGAGGTGCTTCCAGAGGAGCGCATCTCGGGCCAG GTCGTCTCAGCGATTCCTACTCACCTGGATGGCAAGTCTGCTCCAGGGCAAGTGCCCACTGGCAGTGTGTGCTATGAGAGAAATGGG GAGGTGTTTTACTTGACCTACACCCCAGACGACATAGAGGGCAACATGCACCTGGACACGGGAGACAAAGTCAGCTTCTACATGGAAACCAACAAGCA CACCGGTGCAGTCAGTGCACACAACATTGTCCTGGTTAAGAAGAAACAGATGAGGTGCCAGGGGGTTGTCTGTGCCACCAAG GAGGCCTTTGGGTTCATTGAGAGGGCTGATGTGGTGAAGGAGATCTTCTTCCACTACAGCGAGTTCAAGGGCGACCTGGAGGCCCTGCAGGCCGGCGACGACGTGGAGTTCACCATCAAAGAGAGAAAC GGGAAAGAGGTGGCTACTGACGTGAGGCTGCTCACCCAGGGGACAGTCATATTTGAGGACATCAGCATCGAGCAGTTTGAAGGCACTGTTATCAAGGTCATCCCTAAAGTTCCAACCAAGAACCAG AATGATCCACTACCAGGCCGCATCTGTGCCAGGATCAGTTACACAGACAAGGAGCTCCTGTTTGGTGAGAAGGACACCAAGTCCAAGGTGACCCTGCTGGAAGGTGACCATGTGCAGTTCAACATTTCCACGGACCGTAGGGACAAGCTGGAGCGGGCCACCAACATCGATATCCTGCCTGATACCTTCCACTTCACCAAGGAGTCCCGTGAGATGGTAAGGACCCTGAGGAGATCCATG GGTGTGATCGCTGCCATGCGCGACGGCTTTGGCTTCATCAAGTGTGTGGACCGGGATGCCAGGATGTTCTTTCACTTTAGCGAGGTCCTGGAGGAAAGCCAGCTGCACATCTCTGACGAAGTCGAGTTCACCGTTGTGCCCGTGAGTCCAGGGAAAAAGTCCATG GACATGCTGTCTGCCCAGAGGAACCACGCGGTGCGCATCAAGAAGCTGCCTAAAGGCACAGTGTCCTTCCATACCCAGTCTGAGCAGCGCTTTGTGGGCGTGGTGGAGAAGGAGGCCACGGCAGCCATCACCAACAACAAGAGCGCAAGCCCCAGCAAGGCCAAAGAGAAG AAAAAAGACAAG GAAGCAGAAGAGGGAGTGATTTCTTATGAGGACTGTGGAGTGAAGCTGACTGTGTCGTACCATGTCAAAGATCTGGAGGGAGCTGCCCAGCCACAGGCAGGAGACAAG GTGGAGTTCTCCATCAATGAGGTAAAGAGGACGGGCCAGCAGAGCGCGGTCACCATTAAGATCCTCAACCGCACAGTCAACACCAAAAGGCTGCTGGGATACATCGCCACGCTGAAAGACAACTTTGGGTTCATTGAGACGGCCAATCACGATCAAGAGATCTTCTTTCACTACAG TGAGCTGTGTGGAGACATGGAGAACCTGGAGCTGGGTGACACTGTGGAATACACCCTGTCCAAGGGCAAAGGAAACAAAGTCAGCGCTGAGAAGGTTATGAAGATGGCAGCAG TGAATAGTGTGGGACAGGATGTTGGTGAGGCGGTGATGCTGGGGAAGGTGGTGCGCCCTCTGCGTAGTGTGGACCCGTCGCAGACAGAGTACCAGGGGCTCATCGAGCACTCCGAGGAAG AGGGCATGAAGGGCCAGAATTACTCATTTGGCATCATGGGCATGACAAACAAGGCAGACTGTCTGCAGAAAGGAGAGCTGGTGAAGTTCCAGCTGTGCACAGTGGCCCAGACAGGACAGAAGATGGCCTGCAACGTTGTCCCCCAACGCAAAGCCTTAGTGGAGTGTGTCAAGGACCAG TTTGGTTTCATCACATATGAAGTTGGTGAGAGTAAGAAGCTGTTTTTCCATGTCAAAGAGGTGCAGGATGGCTTGGAGCTCCAGACTGGGGATGAGGTGGAGTTCTCAGTCATTCTCAACCAACGCACAGGGAAATGTAGTGCCTGCAATGTGCGCAGAGTCAG TGAAGGGCCTAAACCGGTGGCAACCCCCCGTCCCGATCGTTTGGTCAACCGGCTCAAGAGCATCACCCTGGATGACTCTAGCGCCCCCCGCCTAGTCATTGTGAGACAGCCCCGTGGCCCTGACAACTCAAAG GGCTTCAACGTGGAGCGGAAGACTCGTCAACCGGGTGTAATTGACTGA
- the LOC112222031 gene encoding cold shock domain-containing protein E1 isoform X14 encodes MGSPWKGFVEFTLPASPPATFVSADLSSTSPVGLSLSPYGRSMSFDPGMLHNGHTAFANGTAVGIRETGVVEKLLTSYGFIQCSERQARLFFHCSQYNGNLQELKIGDDVEFEVSSDRRTGKPIAVKLLKIKPEVLPEERISGQVGPDSHASPFTVLHGYIHPVVSAIPTHLDGKSAPGQVPTGSVCYERNGYGFLPTQEVFYLTYTPDDIEGNMHLDTGDKVSFYMETNKHTGAVSAHNIVLVKKKQMRCQGVVCATKEAFGFIERADVVKEIFFHYSEFKGDLEALQAGDDVEFTIKERNGKEVATDVRLLTQGTVIFEDISIEQFEGTVIKVIPKVPTKNQNDPLPGRICARISYTDKELLFGEKDTKSKVTLLEGDHVQFNISTDRRDKLERATNIDILPDTFHFTKESREMVRTLRRSMGVIAAMRDGFGFIKCVDRDARMFFHFSEVLEESQLHISDEVEFTVVPVSPGKKSMDMLSAQRNHAVRIKKLPKGTVSFHTQSEQRFVGVVEKEATAAITNNKSASPSKAKEKKKDKEAEEGVISYEDCGVKLTVSYHVKDLEGAAQPQAGDKVEFSINEVKRTGQQSAVTIKILNRTVNTKRLLGYIATLKDNFGFIETANHDQEIFFHYSELCGDMENLELGDTVEYTLSKGKGNKVSAEKVMKMAAVNSVGQDVGEAVMLGKVVRPLRSVDPSQTEYQGLIEHSEEEGMKGQNYSFGIMGMTNKADCLQKGELVKFQLCTVAQTGQKMACNVVPQRKALVECVKDQFGFITYEVGESKKLFFHVKEVQDGLELQTGDEVEFSVILNQRTGKCSACNVRRVSEGPKPVATPRPDRLVNRLKSITLDDSSAPRLVIVRQPRGPDNSKGFNVERKTRQPGVID; translated from the exons ATGGGCAGCCCCTGGAAAGGCTTTGTCGAGTTTACCTTGCCCGCGTCGCCGCCTGCCACGTTCGTTAGCGCTGACCTGAGCAGCACCTCCCCCGTCGGACTCAGCCTGTCACCGTACGGCCGATCC ATGAGTTTTGACCCTGGCATGCTCCACAATGGGCACACTGCGTTTGCCAATGGCACAGCGGTGGGCATCAGGGAGACTGGCGTGGTGGAGAAGCTGCTCACCTCCTACGGGTTCATCCAGTGCTCGGAGCGGCAGGCGCGCCTCTTCTTTCACTGCTCCCAGTACAACGGCAACCTGCAGGAGCTCAAGATAGGAG atGATGTGGAGTTTGAAGTGTCCTCAGACAGGCGTACTGGCAAGCCCATAGCAGTGAAGCTGCTTAAGATCAAACCAGAGGTGCTTCCAGAGGAGCGCATCTCGGGCCAGGTGGGGCCAGACTCGCACGCCTCTCCATTTACTGTGCTGCATGGTTATATTCATCCA GTCGTCTCAGCGATTCCTACTCACCTGGATGGCAAGTCTGCTCCAGGGCAAGTGCCCACTGGCAGTGTGTGCTATGAGAGAAATGGG TATGGATTCCTTCCCACACAGGAGGTGTTTTACTTGACCTACACCCCAGACGACATAGAGGGCAACATGCACCTGGACACGGGAGACAAAGTCAGCTTCTACATGGAAACCAACAAGCA CACCGGTGCAGTCAGTGCACACAACATTGTCCTGGTTAAGAAGAAACAGATGAGGTGCCAGGGGGTTGTCTGTGCCACCAAG GAGGCCTTTGGGTTCATTGAGAGGGCTGATGTGGTGAAGGAGATCTTCTTCCACTACAGCGAGTTCAAGGGCGACCTGGAGGCCCTGCAGGCCGGCGACGACGTGGAGTTCACCATCAAAGAGAGAAAC GGGAAAGAGGTGGCTACTGACGTGAGGCTGCTCACCCAGGGGACAGTCATATTTGAGGACATCAGCATCGAGCAGTTTGAAGGCACTGTTATCAAGGTCATCCCTAAAGTTCCAACCAAGAACCAG AATGATCCACTACCAGGCCGCATCTGTGCCAGGATCAGTTACACAGACAAGGAGCTCCTGTTTGGTGAGAAGGACACCAAGTCCAAGGTGACCCTGCTGGAAGGTGACCATGTGCAGTTCAACATTTCCACGGACCGTAGGGACAAGCTGGAGCGGGCCACCAACATCGATATCCTGCCTGATACCTTCCACTTCACCAAGGAGTCCCGTGAGATGGTAAGGACCCTGAGGAGATCCATG GGTGTGATCGCTGCCATGCGCGACGGCTTTGGCTTCATCAAGTGTGTGGACCGGGATGCCAGGATGTTCTTTCACTTTAGCGAGGTCCTGGAGGAAAGCCAGCTGCACATCTCTGACGAAGTCGAGTTCACCGTTGTGCCCGTGAGTCCAGGGAAAAAGTCCATG GACATGCTGTCTGCCCAGAGGAACCACGCGGTGCGCATCAAGAAGCTGCCTAAAGGCACAGTGTCCTTCCATACCCAGTCTGAGCAGCGCTTTGTGGGCGTGGTGGAGAAGGAGGCCACGGCAGCCATCACCAACAACAAGAGCGCAAGCCCCAGCAAGGCCAAAGAGAAG AAAAAAGACAAG GAAGCAGAAGAGGGAGTGATTTCTTATGAGGACTGTGGAGTGAAGCTGACTGTGTCGTACCATGTCAAAGATCTGGAGGGAGCTGCCCAGCCACAGGCAGGAGACAAG GTGGAGTTCTCCATCAATGAGGTAAAGAGGACGGGCCAGCAGAGCGCGGTCACCATTAAGATCCTCAACCGCACAGTCAACACCAAAAGGCTGCTGGGATACATCGCCACGCTGAAAGACAACTTTGGGTTCATTGAGACGGCCAATCACGATCAAGAGATCTTCTTTCACTACAG TGAGCTGTGTGGAGACATGGAGAACCTGGAGCTGGGTGACACTGTGGAATACACCCTGTCCAAGGGCAAAGGAAACAAAGTCAGCGCTGAGAAGGTTATGAAGATGGCAGCAG TGAATAGTGTGGGACAGGATGTTGGTGAGGCGGTGATGCTGGGGAAGGTGGTGCGCCCTCTGCGTAGTGTGGACCCGTCGCAGACAGAGTACCAGGGGCTCATCGAGCACTCCGAGGAAG AGGGCATGAAGGGCCAGAATTACTCATTTGGCATCATGGGCATGACAAACAAGGCAGACTGTCTGCAGAAAGGAGAGCTGGTGAAGTTCCAGCTGTGCACAGTGGCCCAGACAGGACAGAAGATGGCCTGCAACGTTGTCCCCCAACGCAAAGCCTTAGTGGAGTGTGTCAAGGACCAG TTTGGTTTCATCACATATGAAGTTGGTGAGAGTAAGAAGCTGTTTTTCCATGTCAAAGAGGTGCAGGATGGCTTGGAGCTCCAGACTGGGGATGAGGTGGAGTTCTCAGTCATTCTCAACCAACGCACAGGGAAATGTAGTGCCTGCAATGTGCGCAGAGTCAG TGAAGGGCCTAAACCGGTGGCAACCCCCCGTCCCGATCGTTTGGTCAACCGGCTCAAGAGCATCACCCTGGATGACTCTAGCGCCCCCCGCCTAGTCATTGTGAGACAGCCCCGTGGCCCTGACAACTCAAAG GGCTTCAACGTGGAGCGGAAGACTCGTCAACCGGGTGTAATTGACTGA
- the LOC112222031 gene encoding cold shock domain-containing protein E1 isoform X1, translating into MGSPWKGFVEFTLPASPPATFVSADLSSTSPVGLSLSPYGRSCDPALTPLSDMERVHSEPPLARNNASATSVVAIPRSFSVSHKKHKRTPLYRRSMSFDPGMLHNGHTAFANGTAVGIRETGVVEKLLTSYGFIQCSERQARLFFHCSQYNGNLQELKIGDDVEFEVSSDRRTGKPIAVKLLKIKPEVLPEERISGQVGPDSHASPFTVLHGYIHPVVSAIPTHLDGKSAPGQVPTGSVCYERNGYGFLPTQEVFYLTYTPDDIEGNMHLDTGDKVSFYMETNKHTGAVSAHNIVLVKKKQMRCQGVVCATKEAFGFIERADVVKEIFFHYSEFKGDLEALQAGDDVEFTIKERNGKEVATDVRLLTQGTVIFEDISIEQFEGTVIKVIPKVPTKNQNDPLPGRICARISYTDKELLFGEKDTKSKVTLLEGDHVQFNISTDRRDKLERATNIDILPDTFHFTKESREMVRTLRRSMGVIAAMRDGFGFIKCVDRDARMFFHFSEVLEESQLHISDEVEFTVVPVSPGKKSMDMLSAQRNHAVRIKKLPKGTVSFHTQSEQRFVGVVEKEATAAITNNKSASPSKAKEKKKDKEAEEGVISYEDCGVKLTVSYHVKDLEGAAQPQAGDKVEFSINEVKRTGQQSAVTIKILNRTVNTKRLLGYIATLKDNFGFIETANHDQEIFFHYSELCGDMENLELGDTVEYTLSKGKGNKVSAEKVMKMAAVNSVGQDVGEAVMLGKVVRPLRSVDPSQTEYQGLIEHSEEEGMKGQNYSFGIMGMTNKADCLQKGELVKFQLCTVAQTGQKMACNVVPQRKALVECVKDQFGFITYEVGESKKLFFHVKEVQDGLELQTGDEVEFSVILNQRTGKCSACNVRRVSEGPKPVATPRPDRLVNRLKSITLDDSSAPRLVIVRQPRGPDNSKGFNVERKTRQPGVID; encoded by the exons ATGGGCAGCCCCTGGAAAGGCTTTGTCGAGTTTACCTTGCCCGCGTCGCCGCCTGCCACGTTCGTTAGCGCTGACCTGAGCAGCACCTCCCCCGTCGGACTCAGCCTGTCACCGTACGGCCGATCC tgTGACCCAGCCCTGACCCCACTGTCGGATATGGAGAGAGTGCACTCTGAACCCCCTTTGGCACGTAATAATGCCTCTGCCACCTCTGTGGTGGCTATCCCCCGCTCGTTCTCGGTTTCCCACAAAAAACACAAGCGGACACCCCTGTATCGGAGATCA ATGAGTTTTGACCCTGGCATGCTCCACAATGGGCACACTGCGTTTGCCAATGGCACAGCGGTGGGCATCAGGGAGACTGGCGTGGTGGAGAAGCTGCTCACCTCCTACGGGTTCATCCAGTGCTCGGAGCGGCAGGCGCGCCTCTTCTTTCACTGCTCCCAGTACAACGGCAACCTGCAGGAGCTCAAGATAGGAG atGATGTGGAGTTTGAAGTGTCCTCAGACAGGCGTACTGGCAAGCCCATAGCAGTGAAGCTGCTTAAGATCAAACCAGAGGTGCTTCCAGAGGAGCGCATCTCGGGCCAGGTGGGGCCAGACTCGCACGCCTCTCCATTTACTGTGCTGCATGGTTATATTCATCCA GTCGTCTCAGCGATTCCTACTCACCTGGATGGCAAGTCTGCTCCAGGGCAAGTGCCCACTGGCAGTGTGTGCTATGAGAGAAATGGG TATGGATTCCTTCCCACACAGGAGGTGTTTTACTTGACCTACACCCCAGACGACATAGAGGGCAACATGCACCTGGACACGGGAGACAAAGTCAGCTTCTACATGGAAACCAACAAGCA CACCGGTGCAGTCAGTGCACACAACATTGTCCTGGTTAAGAAGAAACAGATGAGGTGCCAGGGGGTTGTCTGTGCCACCAAG GAGGCCTTTGGGTTCATTGAGAGGGCTGATGTGGTGAAGGAGATCTTCTTCCACTACAGCGAGTTCAAGGGCGACCTGGAGGCCCTGCAGGCCGGCGACGACGTGGAGTTCACCATCAAAGAGAGAAAC GGGAAAGAGGTGGCTACTGACGTGAGGCTGCTCACCCAGGGGACAGTCATATTTGAGGACATCAGCATCGAGCAGTTTGAAGGCACTGTTATCAAGGTCATCCCTAAAGTTCCAACCAAGAACCAG AATGATCCACTACCAGGCCGCATCTGTGCCAGGATCAGTTACACAGACAAGGAGCTCCTGTTTGGTGAGAAGGACACCAAGTCCAAGGTGACCCTGCTGGAAGGTGACCATGTGCAGTTCAACATTTCCACGGACCGTAGGGACAAGCTGGAGCGGGCCACCAACATCGATATCCTGCCTGATACCTTCCACTTCACCAAGGAGTCCCGTGAGATGGTAAGGACCCTGAGGAGATCCATG GGTGTGATCGCTGCCATGCGCGACGGCTTTGGCTTCATCAAGTGTGTGGACCGGGATGCCAGGATGTTCTTTCACTTTAGCGAGGTCCTGGAGGAAAGCCAGCTGCACATCTCTGACGAAGTCGAGTTCACCGTTGTGCCCGTGAGTCCAGGGAAAAAGTCCATG GACATGCTGTCTGCCCAGAGGAACCACGCGGTGCGCATCAAGAAGCTGCCTAAAGGCACAGTGTCCTTCCATACCCAGTCTGAGCAGCGCTTTGTGGGCGTGGTGGAGAAGGAGGCCACGGCAGCCATCACCAACAACAAGAGCGCAAGCCCCAGCAAGGCCAAAGAGAAG AAAAAAGACAAG GAAGCAGAAGAGGGAGTGATTTCTTATGAGGACTGTGGAGTGAAGCTGACTGTGTCGTACCATGTCAAAGATCTGGAGGGAGCTGCCCAGCCACAGGCAGGAGACAAG GTGGAGTTCTCCATCAATGAGGTAAAGAGGACGGGCCAGCAGAGCGCGGTCACCATTAAGATCCTCAACCGCACAGTCAACACCAAAAGGCTGCTGGGATACATCGCCACGCTGAAAGACAACTTTGGGTTCATTGAGACGGCCAATCACGATCAAGAGATCTTCTTTCACTACAG TGAGCTGTGTGGAGACATGGAGAACCTGGAGCTGGGTGACACTGTGGAATACACCCTGTCCAAGGGCAAAGGAAACAAAGTCAGCGCTGAGAAGGTTATGAAGATGGCAGCAG TGAATAGTGTGGGACAGGATGTTGGTGAGGCGGTGATGCTGGGGAAGGTGGTGCGCCCTCTGCGTAGTGTGGACCCGTCGCAGACAGAGTACCAGGGGCTCATCGAGCACTCCGAGGAAG AGGGCATGAAGGGCCAGAATTACTCATTTGGCATCATGGGCATGACAAACAAGGCAGACTGTCTGCAGAAAGGAGAGCTGGTGAAGTTCCAGCTGTGCACAGTGGCCCAGACAGGACAGAAGATGGCCTGCAACGTTGTCCCCCAACGCAAAGCCTTAGTGGAGTGTGTCAAGGACCAG TTTGGTTTCATCACATATGAAGTTGGTGAGAGTAAGAAGCTGTTTTTCCATGTCAAAGAGGTGCAGGATGGCTTGGAGCTCCAGACTGGGGATGAGGTGGAGTTCTCAGTCATTCTCAACCAACGCACAGGGAAATGTAGTGCCTGCAATGTGCGCAGAGTCAG TGAAGGGCCTAAACCGGTGGCAACCCCCCGTCCCGATCGTTTGGTCAACCGGCTCAAGAGCATCACCCTGGATGACTCTAGCGCCCCCCGCCTAGTCATTGTGAGACAGCCCCGTGGCCCTGACAACTCAAAG GGCTTCAACGTGGAGCGGAAGACTCGTCAACCGGGTGTAATTGACTGA
- the LOC112222031 gene encoding cold shock domain-containing protein E1 isoform X12, protein MGSPWKGFVEFTLPASPPATFVSADLSSTSPVGLSLSPYGRSCDPALTPLSDMERVHSEPPLARNNASATSVVAIPRSFSVSHKKHKRTPLYRRSMSFDPGMLHNGHTAFANGTAVGIRETGVVEKLLTSYGFIQCSERQARLFFHCSQYNGNLQELKIGDDVEFEVSSDRRTGKPIAVKLLKIKPEVLPEERISGQVVSAIPTHLDGKSAPGQVPTGSVCYERNGEVFYLTYTPDDIEGNMHLDTGDKVSFYMETNKHTGAVSAHNIVLVKKKQMRCQGVVCATKEAFGFIERADVVKEIFFHYSEFKGDLEALQAGDDVEFTIKERNGKEVATDVRLLTQGTVIFEDISIEQFEGTVIKVIPKVPTKNQNDPLPGRICARISYTDKELLFGEKDTKSKVTLLEGDHVQFNISTDRRDKLERATNIDILPDTFHFTKESREMGVIAAMRDGFGFIKCVDRDARMFFHFSEVLEESQLHISDEVEFTVVPDMLSAQRNHAVRIKKLPKGTVSFHTQSEQRFVGVVEKEATAAITNNKSASPSKAKEKEAEEGVISYEDCGVKLTVSYHVKDLEGAAQPQAGDKVEFSINEVKRTGQQSAVTIKILNRTVNTKRLLGYIATLKDNFGFIETANHDQEIFFHYSELCGDMENLELGDTVEYTLSKGKGNKVSAEKVMKMAAVNSVGQDVGEAVMLGKVVRPLRSVDPSQTEYQGLIEHSEEEGMKGQNYSFGIMGMTNKADCLQKGELVKFQLCTVAQTGQKMACNVVPQRKALVECVKDQFGFITYEVGESKKLFFHVKEVQDGLELQTGDEVEFSVILNQRTGKCSACNVRRVSEGPKPVATPRPDRLVNRLKSITLDDSSAPRLVIVRQPRGPDNSKGFNVERKTRQPGVID, encoded by the exons ATGGGCAGCCCCTGGAAAGGCTTTGTCGAGTTTACCTTGCCCGCGTCGCCGCCTGCCACGTTCGTTAGCGCTGACCTGAGCAGCACCTCCCCCGTCGGACTCAGCCTGTCACCGTACGGCCGATCC tgTGACCCAGCCCTGACCCCACTGTCGGATATGGAGAGAGTGCACTCTGAACCCCCTTTGGCACGTAATAATGCCTCTGCCACCTCTGTGGTGGCTATCCCCCGCTCGTTCTCGGTTTCCCACAAAAAACACAAGCGGACACCCCTGTATCGGAGATCA ATGAGTTTTGACCCTGGCATGCTCCACAATGGGCACACTGCGTTTGCCAATGGCACAGCGGTGGGCATCAGGGAGACTGGCGTGGTGGAGAAGCTGCTCACCTCCTACGGGTTCATCCAGTGCTCGGAGCGGCAGGCGCGCCTCTTCTTTCACTGCTCCCAGTACAACGGCAACCTGCAGGAGCTCAAGATAGGAG atGATGTGGAGTTTGAAGTGTCCTCAGACAGGCGTACTGGCAAGCCCATAGCAGTGAAGCTGCTTAAGATCAAACCAGAGGTGCTTCCAGAGGAGCGCATCTCGGGCCAG GTCGTCTCAGCGATTCCTACTCACCTGGATGGCAAGTCTGCTCCAGGGCAAGTGCCCACTGGCAGTGTGTGCTATGAGAGAAATGGG GAGGTGTTTTACTTGACCTACACCCCAGACGACATAGAGGGCAACATGCACCTGGACACGGGAGACAAAGTCAGCTTCTACATGGAAACCAACAAGCA CACCGGTGCAGTCAGTGCACACAACATTGTCCTGGTTAAGAAGAAACAGATGAGGTGCCAGGGGGTTGTCTGTGCCACCAAG GAGGCCTTTGGGTTCATTGAGAGGGCTGATGTGGTGAAGGAGATCTTCTTCCACTACAGCGAGTTCAAGGGCGACCTGGAGGCCCTGCAGGCCGGCGACGACGTGGAGTTCACCATCAAAGAGAGAAAC GGGAAAGAGGTGGCTACTGACGTGAGGCTGCTCACCCAGGGGACAGTCATATTTGAGGACATCAGCATCGAGCAGTTTGAAGGCACTGTTATCAAGGTCATCCCTAAAGTTCCAACCAAGAACCAG AATGATCCACTACCAGGCCGCATCTGTGCCAGGATCAGTTACACAGACAAGGAGCTCCTGTTTGGTGAGAAGGACACCAAGTCCAAGGTGACCCTGCTGGAAGGTGACCATGTGCAGTTCAACATTTCCACGGACCGTAGGGACAAGCTGGAGCGGGCCACCAACATCGATATCCTGCCTGATACCTTCCACTTCACCAAGGAGTCCCGTGAGATG GGTGTGATCGCTGCCATGCGCGACGGCTTTGGCTTCATCAAGTGTGTGGACCGGGATGCCAGGATGTTCTTTCACTTTAGCGAGGTCCTGGAGGAAAGCCAGCTGCACATCTCTGACGAAGTCGAGTTCACCGTTGTGCCC GACATGCTGTCTGCCCAGAGGAACCACGCGGTGCGCATCAAGAAGCTGCCTAAAGGCACAGTGTCCTTCCATACCCAGTCTGAGCAGCGCTTTGTGGGCGTGGTGGAGAAGGAGGCCACGGCAGCCATCACCAACAACAAGAGCGCAAGCCCCAGCAAGGCCAAAGAGAAG GAAGCAGAAGAGGGAGTGATTTCTTATGAGGACTGTGGAGTGAAGCTGACTGTGTCGTACCATGTCAAAGATCTGGAGGGAGCTGCCCAGCCACAGGCAGGAGACAAG GTGGAGTTCTCCATCAATGAGGTAAAGAGGACGGGCCAGCAGAGCGCGGTCACCATTAAGATCCTCAACCGCACAGTCAACACCAAAAGGCTGCTGGGATACATCGCCACGCTGAAAGACAACTTTGGGTTCATTGAGACGGCCAATCACGATCAAGAGATCTTCTTTCACTACAG TGAGCTGTGTGGAGACATGGAGAACCTGGAGCTGGGTGACACTGTGGAATACACCCTGTCCAAGGGCAAAGGAAACAAAGTCAGCGCTGAGAAGGTTATGAAGATGGCAGCAG TGAATAGTGTGGGACAGGATGTTGGTGAGGCGGTGATGCTGGGGAAGGTGGTGCGCCCTCTGCGTAGTGTGGACCCGTCGCAGACAGAGTACCAGGGGCTCATCGAGCACTCCGAGGAAG AGGGCATGAAGGGCCAGAATTACTCATTTGGCATCATGGGCATGACAAACAAGGCAGACTGTCTGCAGAAAGGAGAGCTGGTGAAGTTCCAGCTGTGCACAGTGGCCCAGACAGGACAGAAGATGGCCTGCAACGTTGTCCCCCAACGCAAAGCCTTAGTGGAGTGTGTCAAGGACCAG TTTGGTTTCATCACATATGAAGTTGGTGAGAGTAAGAAGCTGTTTTTCCATGTCAAAGAGGTGCAGGATGGCTTGGAGCTCCAGACTGGGGATGAGGTGGAGTTCTCAGTCATTCTCAACCAACGCACAGGGAAATGTAGTGCCTGCAATGTGCGCAGAGTCAG TGAAGGGCCTAAACCGGTGGCAACCCCCCGTCCCGATCGTTTGGTCAACCGGCTCAAGAGCATCACCCTGGATGACTCTAGCGCCCCCCGCCTAGTCATTGTGAGACAGCCCCGTGGCCCTGACAACTCAAAG GGCTTCAACGTGGAGCGGAAGACTCGTCAACCGGGTGTAATTGACTGA